Proteins encoded by one window of Rhodobacteraceae bacterium IMCC1335:
- the flaF gene encoding flagellar biosynthesis regulator FlaF yields MPAFTEAKRAYTNLDLPVQTSRQSEYQIFAKITGQLQAAAAMEDFDVQKRALVIYENQKLWLALQEDLRHPDNAFPDQLKAGLISLAIFIQTHSSKVLLGREDIQPLIDVNICMMRGLQRQATG; encoded by the coding sequence GTGCCTGCTTTCACCGAGGCCAAGCGCGCCTATACAAATTTAGACTTGCCCGTACAAACTTCGCGGCAATCTGAATATCAGATCTTCGCAAAAATAACGGGGCAATTACAGGCTGCTGCAGCAATGGAGGATTTTGATGTTCAAAAACGAGCATTGGTAATTTATGAAAATCAAAAGCTGTGGTTGGCCTTGCAAGAGGATCTTAGACATCCGGATAATGCTTTTCCCGATCAGCTAAAGGCAGGGCTGATCTCTTTGGCAATTTTTATCCAGACCCATAGCAGTAAAGTTTTACTAGGCAGAGAAGATATTCAACCTCTTATCGATGTAAATATTTGTATGATGCGTGGTTTGCAGAGGCAGGCTACCGGATGA
- the flbT gene encoding flagellar biosynthesis repressor FlbT, giving the protein MSGLILKLAPKERILLNGAVLENGDRRAKLRIITPRAHILRLREALHPDHADTPLRRLCYTVQLVLTGDISDRETRPVILHQLDELILIFKDHKARRNLEQAVLAIHHGQFYKSYKLLRSLMADEKALLKCHA; this is encoded by the coding sequence ATGAGCGGGCTGATCTTAAAACTGGCGCCAAAAGAACGCATATTGTTAAATGGGGCGGTGCTTGAAAATGGCGACCGCCGCGCCAAACTGCGGATCATCACGCCGCGGGCGCATATATTGCGCCTGCGTGAGGCTTTACACCCCGATCACGCGGATACGCCGCTGCGGCGGCTCTGTTATACGGTGCAATTGGTGCTCACGGGGGATATCTCTGATAGAGAAACGCGGCCCGTTATTTTACATCAACTGGACGAATTGATCCTGATTTTTAAAGATCATAAAGCGCGGCGCAACTTAGAACAGGCGGTCCTAGCTATACATCATGGCCAGTTTTACAAAAGCTATAAGCTGCTCCGATCGCTTATGGCGGATGAGAAAGCTTTGCTTAAGTGCCATGCTTGA